In one window of Fictibacillus phosphorivorans DNA:
- a CDS encoding DUF3189 family protein, with amino-acid sequence MIYIYNDFGGKHTSSLAAAYHLKKLPSHTKLTKKQILHVPYFNKLKTSDMGKLIFHGEDEEGHAVYTVGRGNSKIFVPGLKELFDILRKKNASEEKLIFSNTSPTVPLSMTFGGLFSRRLGIDFIGVPLLVKGAKKASAQIEYLVEHTKEMAKNTTEQVLIIDNQKKLLNASLS; translated from the coding sequence TTGATATATATTTATAATGATTTTGGTGGTAAGCATACTTCATCATTAGCTGCCGCTTACCATTTAAAGAAGTTGCCTTCACATACGAAGCTTACAAAGAAACAGATCTTACATGTACCGTATTTCAACAAACTGAAAACATCAGATATGGGTAAGCTCATTTTTCATGGTGAGGATGAAGAAGGCCATGCCGTATATACGGTAGGTCGAGGGAATTCAAAAATCTTCGTACCTGGCTTAAAAGAACTGTTCGATATCTTACGAAAGAAAAATGCATCAGAGGAGAAACTGATCTTTTCAAATACATCACCAACTGTTCCACTATCCATGACCTTTGGAGGATTGTTCTCAAGACGGCTAGGCATTGATTTTATTGGAGTTCCGTTACTTGTAAAAGGTGCTAAAAAGGCATCAGCCCAAATTGAATATCTGGTTGAGCATACGAAAGAGATGGCGAAAAACACGACAGAACAAGTACTCATCATAGATAACCAGAAGAAGTTGTTAAACGCCAGTTTATCTTGA
- a CDS encoding SRPBCC family protein: MPEINHKTYIKVTVEDVYHTISTAQGWNAWFTDETSLEIYPDRTGEIRMRWINFGSEKVTIEDGGSILEAIPNQKFVFQWSPGEQISTVTIELKPFKDGTLVVLNESGYTHSERDIRACIGCSVGWGEALALLKVYLEHGIVYKQDLIL; this comes from the coding sequence ATGCCAGAAATAAATCATAAAACCTATATTAAAGTAACAGTAGAAGACGTGTATCATACAATTTCAACAGCTCAAGGTTGGAATGCATGGTTTACAGATGAAACGTCTTTAGAAATTTATCCAGACAGAACTGGTGAAATTCGGATGCGGTGGATAAACTTTGGTAGTGAAAAAGTAACAATTGAAGATGGCGGAAGTATACTTGAAGCAATTCCAAACCAAAAATTTGTGTTTCAGTGGTCACCAGGAGAACAAATTTCAACAGTAACCATTGAACTTAAACCTTTTAAAGACGGTACATTAGTAGTTCTGAATGAGTCTGGTTATACGCATTCAGAAAGAGACATACGTGCCTGCATCGGATGTTCTGTTGGATGGGGAGAAGCATTAGCCCTGTTAAAAGTATATTTAGAGCATGGAATAGTATATAAACAGGACTTAATTCTATAA
- a CDS encoding helix-turn-helix transcriptional regulator — protein sequence MRADRLISILLLLQNHGKMTTKALANELEVTERTIHRDMEALSVAGIPVLADRGKHGGWRLVDQYRTRLTGLKDSELKTLFLSPSFQLLSDLGYTKDWKEARQKLLAALPNTLQSQADNLWNRIHIDIDPWKQSKHESIALNQLQQALWEDRKIRIAYEKANKDSSERIVEPLGLVAKGRTWYLIAVSNQEIKNFRVSRIKSAVLLNETFIRPADFQLADFWAESKQNFVRNLPVFEVEVEASPSIIERLSFSGRFAQVVSMDSPNENGCFPVKLTFDTKQEAASYIIGFGNQMKIISPSSLIESVKVIGESVLSLYK from the coding sequence ATGAGAGCAGACCGTTTGATCAGCATCTTATTGTTGTTACAGAATCATGGGAAAATGACAACAAAGGCATTAGCCAACGAATTAGAAGTAACAGAGCGAACGATCCACCGTGACATGGAAGCGTTAAGTGTTGCAGGAATTCCTGTACTAGCCGATCGAGGCAAACACGGTGGATGGCGGCTTGTGGATCAGTACAGAACACGCTTAACTGGATTGAAAGACAGCGAATTAAAAACGTTGTTTCTTTCCCCTTCTTTTCAGCTTCTAAGTGATCTTGGCTATACAAAAGACTGGAAAGAAGCACGGCAAAAGCTGTTAGCCGCTCTTCCAAACACACTACAATCACAAGCGGATAACTTATGGAACAGAATCCATATTGATATAGATCCTTGGAAACAATCCAAACACGAATCGATTGCACTTAATCAGCTACAGCAAGCACTATGGGAAGATCGTAAAATACGTATTGCTTACGAAAAAGCAAACAAGGATTCATCAGAGAGAATCGTAGAACCATTAGGGCTCGTCGCAAAAGGACGTACATGGTACCTGATTGCGGTATCGAATCAAGAGATCAAAAATTTTAGAGTATCTCGAATAAAGTCAGCTGTGTTGTTGAATGAAACATTCATCAGACCAGCTGATTTTCAACTTGCTGATTTCTGGGCTGAATCGAAACAGAATTTTGTTCGGAATTTACCTGTTTTCGAAGTTGAAGTTGAAGCATCTCCATCAATTATAGAACGCTTATCCTTTAGCGGTCGCTTTGCACAAGTTGTGAGTATGGATTCACCGAATGAAAACGGATGCTTTCCCGTAAAACTGACCTTTGATACAAAGCAAGAAGCTGCATCTTATATCATTGGGTTTGGAAATCAGATGAAAATTATTTCTCCTTCCTCATTGATAGAATCGGTAAAAGTAATCGGAGAGTCTGTACTATCGCTTTATAAATAG
- a CDS encoding HAD family hydrolase has translation MIKAVLFDLDGTLLDRDTSVKKFVEDQHTRLSSVLSHIPKKLYAKRFIELEENGYVWKDKVYQKLAEELAVRRMPPGELLDDYLTQFKHHCTPFPNLISMLEELKKKGYRLGLVTNGYGVFQYDTIQALEIKEYFDTILVSEMEGLRKPDPLVFQRAAERLNVKTEECVFVGDHPKNDVEAARNTGMVAVWKTSPHWNEAEAADYTISDLSELKLILEIHEKAVQLSN, from the coding sequence TTGATAAAAGCTGTACTGTTTGATTTGGATGGAACCCTATTGGATCGCGACACATCGGTTAAGAAGTTCGTTGAAGACCAACATACTCGGCTTTCATCCGTACTGTCCCATATACCAAAAAAATTGTATGCAAAACGATTTATTGAGTTAGAGGAGAACGGATACGTGTGGAAGGACAAAGTGTACCAAAAGCTAGCGGAGGAGCTGGCTGTTAGAAGAATGCCGCCAGGAGAATTGCTCGATGATTATTTAACGCAATTCAAGCACCATTGCACCCCGTTTCCAAATCTTATTAGTATGCTAGAGGAGCTGAAGAAAAAAGGATATCGCCTCGGCTTGGTCACGAACGGTTACGGTGTGTTTCAGTATGACACAATTCAAGCACTAGAGATAAAAGAGTATTTTGACACCATCCTTGTTTCAGAGATGGAAGGATTGAGAAAGCCTGATCCACTCGTTTTTCAGAGAGCGGCAGAAAGATTAAACGTTAAGACGGAAGAGTGCGTGTTTGTGGGCGATCACCCCAAAAATGACGTGGAAGCTGCTAGAAACACCGGAATGGTTGCCGTCTGGAAAACGAGCCCTCATTGGAATGAAGCGGAGGCAGCCGACTATACGATAAGCGATCTGTCAGAGCTTAAGCTAATTCTAGAAATCCATGAAAAGGCAGTGCAGCTTTCAAATTGA
- a CDS encoding DinB family protein, which translates to MNSINLLILNLNEVRRRSIKVWTSIPQEKLHWRPDSEAMSCLEMIRHVLESEHYYHLAIKNRGSLESFESPFENKPYTTVKNELIFAEPYRNDFIHTVQSFSEEDLSEIKIDRSESGYIRDLGDMLLRIAYHESVHTGQLLDYLRSANVPRIRVWD; encoded by the coding sequence ATGAATTCTATCAATCTGCTTATCTTAAATTTGAATGAAGTAAGAAGAAGGAGTATTAAAGTTTGGACATCTATTCCTCAAGAAAAGCTTCATTGGAGACCCGACTCTGAAGCAATGAGTTGTTTAGAAATGATACGCCATGTCCTAGAAAGTGAGCATTATTATCACTTGGCCATTAAGAATAGAGGTAGTTTAGAAAGCTTTGAATCTCCCTTTGAAAACAAACCATATACCACTGTGAAAAACGAATTGATATTTGCCGAACCATACCGAAATGATTTTATACATACCGTACAATCATTTTCTGAAGAAGATTTATCAGAGATAAAAATCGATCGTTCAGAATCAGGCTATATTCGAGATCTCGGAGATATGCTGCTAAGGATCGCTTATCATGAGTCTGTTCATACTGGGCAATTATTGGATTACTTAAGGTCAGCAAATGTCCCTCGAATAAGAGTATGGGATTAA
- a CDS encoding GrpB family protein, whose product MGIGNENIPVWAYEKIEVKKPDPNREKQGISEREELSYLLSSFGVNQVEHIGSTSITNLPAKPIIDLMASIPSFKQINKIEETLYAHNWHYVPPELDKQPWRRFFVKVENDKRIAHLHLMLDGEERWNQLLEFRDKLRANAHLVKEYTALKSHLAQAYVTDRERYTEGKTAFINRVLKS is encoded by the coding sequence ATGGGTATTGGTAACGAAAACATTCCAGTATGGGCATACGAAAAAATAGAGGTAAAAAAACCAGATCCTAACCGGGAAAAACAAGGTATTTCGGAAAGGGAAGAACTATCTTATCTCCTTTCATCATTTGGGGTTAACCAGGTAGAACATATAGGAAGTACCTCTATAACTAACCTGCCAGCAAAACCAATTATCGACTTAATGGCTTCGATTCCATCATTTAAACAAATTAACAAAATAGAAGAGACTCTCTATGCACACAATTGGCATTATGTACCTCCTGAACTAGACAAGCAGCCTTGGCGTAGATTCTTTGTAAAAGTGGAGAACGACAAACGAATAGCACATTTACATCTCATGTTAGATGGAGAAGAACGATGGAATCAACTTCTGGAATTCAGAGATAAGTTAAGAGCCAACGCACACCTAGTGAAAGAATACACTGCTTTAAAAAGTCATTTAGCACAAGCGTATGTTACTGACCGCGAGAGATATACAGAAGGAAAAACAGCATTTATTAATAGGGTATTAAAAAGCTAA
- a CDS encoding SDR family oxidoreductase — MKPLEGKIALVAGGTRGAGRGIAMELGAAGATVYITGRTTRNSVSEYNRPETIEETAELVNELGGIGIPVQVDHLVAEQVEALVKRIEKEQGRLDILVNDIWGGENIIEWSTPVWEHSLEKGLRMLRLAVDTHLITSHYALPLLIKNEGGLVIEMTDGTKEYNENNYRVSMFYDLAKTSVNRMAKALSHELSPYKCTAVSVSPGWMRSEIMLEVFGVTEENWQDGIEKDPNFAISETPRFVGRAVAALAMDDNRHELNGQSFSSGDLAKKYDFYDLDGSQPDCFRYLVEVVEAGKPANVEGYK; from the coding sequence ATGAAACCTTTAGAAGGAAAAATTGCACTAGTAGCCGGAGGAACACGTGGAGCAGGACGCGGGATTGCGATGGAATTGGGAGCAGCAGGAGCGACTGTCTATATCACAGGCAGAACGACACGTAACTCGGTATCTGAATACAACCGACCAGAAACCATTGAGGAAACGGCAGAATTAGTAAACGAACTAGGTGGCATTGGAATCCCAGTTCAAGTCGATCATCTTGTTGCAGAACAGGTTGAAGCTTTAGTAAAACGTATTGAAAAGGAACAAGGTAGACTAGATATTCTAGTGAACGATATTTGGGGCGGAGAGAATATCATTGAATGGAGTACACCTGTGTGGGAACATTCCCTTGAAAAAGGATTACGCATGCTACGTCTAGCTGTTGATACTCATCTCATTACTAGTCATTACGCGCTTCCCTTGTTGATAAAGAACGAAGGCGGACTCGTGATCGAAATGACAGATGGGACAAAAGAATACAATGAGAACAACTATAGAGTGTCCATGTTTTACGATTTAGCTAAAACGTCGGTTAACCGAATGGCAAAAGCGCTATCGCACGAACTGTCACCGTATAAGTGTACAGCGGTTTCCGTGTCACCCGGCTGGATGCGTTCAGAAATCATGCTTGAAGTATTCGGGGTGACAGAAGAAAATTGGCAAGATGGCATTGAGAAAGATCCGAACTTTGCCATATCTGAAACACCCCGCTTTGTTGGAAGAGCCGTAGCAGCATTAGCGATGGATGATAACCGACATGAACTAAATGGACAATCTTTCTCTAGCGGAGACCTGGCTAAGAAATATGACTTTTATGATTTAGATGGCTCACAGCCTGATTGTTTCCGATATTTGGTGGAAGTCGTCGAGGCAGGTAAGCCAGCGAATGTAGAGGGATATAAATAA
- a CDS encoding staygreen family protein → MSAFNPQKLFVKLIPPTTFIQPVEGRKYTLTHSDITAELFLAIGYVYNYKSINPVMRDEVLAEWKKDLHRRFNLVGKAYVDGGEFTQKVAEIRFKTFKKQMTLALSGIIYGDRPFYTNYPALVDAPIFIHYLSTYPEYRQVAFYGTPRQYLNPSIHSPDLPNHLNSP, encoded by the coding sequence ATGTCCGCTTTTAATCCACAGAAATTATTCGTAAAACTTATTCCACCTACTACTTTCATTCAACCAGTTGAAGGAAGGAAATATACTCTCACGCATTCAGATATTACAGCAGAATTATTTTTGGCTATAGGATATGTGTACAACTATAAATCAATTAACCCCGTAATGCGTGACGAAGTATTAGCAGAATGGAAAAAAGATTTACATAGACGTTTTAATTTAGTCGGAAAAGCGTATGTAGATGGTGGGGAGTTCACTCAAAAAGTTGCAGAAATTCGTTTTAAGACTTTCAAAAAACAAATGACTCTTGCACTTAGTGGAATTATCTATGGTGACCGTCCATTTTACACAAACTATCCCGCTCTCGTTGATGCACCCATTTTTATTCATTATTTATCCACTTACCCAGAATATAGGCAGGTCGCATTTTATGGTACACCTCGCCAATATTTGAACCCATCTATCCATTCTCCTGACCTTCCCAATCATCTAAATTCACCTTAG
- a CDS encoding DinB family protein, producing MSDLKLIETYKSFLQNYSQEQLRYIPEQGVWSVGQMYDHLNVVAHEYLDCVEDCEKADEEEHQGKTEFGEYLFNIGCFPPIKIKLPEELDAPSDNSESKEEIIEEIDRLMNRMRELETRVGKINPQYKMKHGGFGWLNAQEWLSLVGMHFRHHLRQKYELDQRLKNIGVLSRE from the coding sequence ATGAGTGATTTGAAGTTAATAGAAACCTACAAAAGCTTTCTGCAAAACTATTCACAAGAACAACTAAGGTATATACCTGAACAAGGGGTTTGGTCGGTTGGACAAATGTATGACCATTTGAATGTTGTAGCCCATGAATATCTCGATTGTGTAGAAGATTGTGAGAAAGCTGATGAAGAGGAACATCAAGGAAAGACCGAGTTCGGAGAATATTTATTTAACATTGGTTGCTTTCCTCCTATTAAAATTAAATTGCCGGAAGAACTAGATGCCCCATCGGACAATTCAGAATCGAAAGAAGAGATAATAGAAGAGATCGATCGGCTAATGAATAGAATGAGAGAATTAGAAACACGAGTAGGAAAGATAAATCCCCAATATAAAATGAAGCATGGTGGCTTTGGGTGGTTAAATGCTCAAGAGTGGTTATCTCTTGTCGGTATGCATTTTCGTCATCATCTTCGTCAAAAGTATGAGCTAGATCAGAGGCTTAAAAATATAGGAGTTTTGTCTAGGGAATAG
- a CDS encoding CPBP family intramembrane glutamic endopeptidase, whose protein sequence is MLSVLSLFVLYRINFKHRPTVSLFVFFLSGFVLFILGNDVIAQFGISKEAKIVLNRSLLFVLILGTVISIRRTKEGVNLYTVMPNWNSRIEFPNHTIKTLTFLGFGLLGSMTIFFPLLFMESTSFSQSLLIFALVFSLINSVLEELLWRGLLLSSLKKYVSTFYAVLVTSIGFGLLHLSIGIPILMSLSFSFGGLFYALVVLKTKSIYPAILFHFVINIGMVLNGWIL, encoded by the coding sequence ATGCTCTCAGTATTATCTTTGTTTGTACTATATAGAATTAACTTTAAACATCGACCTACCGTATCCCTCTTCGTCTTCTTTTTGTCTGGGTTTGTATTATTCATTTTAGGAAATGACGTAATCGCTCAGTTTGGGATTTCTAAAGAAGCAAAGATTGTGCTAAATCGGAGCCTCTTATTCGTTCTAATACTAGGAACAGTTATCTCTATTAGAAGGACTAAAGAAGGAGTAAACCTTTATACGGTGATGCCAAACTGGAATAGTCGTATCGAGTTTCCTAATCATACCATTAAGACTTTAACCTTTTTAGGGTTTGGTTTATTAGGATCAATGACCATATTCTTTCCCCTCCTTTTTATGGAGAGTACAAGTTTTTCGCAATCTCTTCTTATCTTTGCACTGGTCTTTTCTCTGATTAATTCTGTACTGGAGGAATTACTTTGGAGAGGGCTATTGTTATCATCTTTAAAAAAGTACGTTTCAACCTTTTATGCCGTTCTCGTTACTAGTATCGGGTTTGGGCTGCTACACCTATCCATCGGCATTCCTATTCTAATGAGTCTATCCTTTTCATTTGGAGGGCTATTTTATGCTTTGGTGGTGTTAAAGACAAAGAGTATCTATCCCGCAATCCTGTTTCATTTTGTCATAAACATAGGGATGGTTCTTAACGGGTGGATTTTGTAA
- a CDS encoding YkvA family protein — MSTLNRLKNYAQKLKKDIFVLYLSYKDSRTPLVAKIVAICVVAYAFSPIDLIPDFIPILGYLDDLILVPLGISLALKLIPNEVINENRKMAELLKKNSKPKNWFVGILFIIIWILFAVWIGKLLFRMFS; from the coding sequence ATGAGCACATTGAATCGTTTAAAAAACTATGCACAGAAACTAAAAAAAGATATTTTTGTTCTTTACCTTTCTTACAAAGATTCGCGAACTCCTTTAGTAGCTAAAATCGTAGCCATTTGTGTGGTGGCATATGCTTTTAGTCCAATCGATTTAATCCCAGATTTCATTCCCATATTAGGATATCTAGATGATCTCATCCTTGTACCGCTCGGAATCTCTCTTGCTTTAAAACTCATACCAAATGAAGTCATTAACGAGAATCGAAAAATGGCTGAACTCCTCAAGAAGAACAGTAAACCTAAGAATTGGTTTGTGGGTATTCTTTTTATAATCATTTGGATACTGTTTGCTGTTTGGATTGGTAAGCTATTGTTTCGCATGTTTTCTTAA
- a CDS encoding GNAT family N-acetyltransferase, giving the protein MTAKFKPMTFEMETDRLSLSLWKESDASWYRELIAERGKGMPTIVTARKNVTTLRNRALESGIALLTIRRREQGDYIGYCGLIIGRSTLEEPEIAYELFKRVHGNGYATEAATVIVDAAVATGRHKLWSTVRAWNAASFRVLEKLRFERHHSTWDESGEIVWSVRDL; this is encoded by the coding sequence ATGACAGCTAAATTTAAACCTATGACGTTTGAGATGGAAACCGATCGACTATCCCTTAGTCTATGGAAGGAATCAGATGCATCATGGTATAGAGAACTTATTGCAGAACGGGGCAAAGGTATGCCGACTATAGTTACTGCTCGTAAGAATGTCACAACTTTACGTAATCGAGCATTGGAAAGTGGTATCGCGTTACTCACTATTCGTCGTCGAGAACAAGGCGATTATATTGGGTACTGCGGTTTGATTATTGGTCGTTCTACACTTGAAGAACCGGAGATTGCATACGAGTTGTTCAAAAGAGTACACGGTAATGGCTATGCGACTGAGGCAGCAACCGTAATCGTAGATGCTGCAGTTGCAACCGGACGACACAAGCTTTGGTCGACAGTACGGGCTTGGAATGCTGCATCCTTCCGAGTGTTAGAAAAGCTGAGATTTGAACGTCACCACAGTACATGGGACGAGAGTGGAGAGATTGTTTGGAGTGTACGAGATCTTTAG